In Streptomyces alboniger, the following are encoded in one genomic region:
- a CDS encoding ATP-binding protein, with the protein MKIAFVGKGGSGKTTLSSLFIRHLAATGAPVIAVDADINQHLGPALGLDEADATRLPALGAHLSLIKDYLRGTNPRIASADTMIKTTPPGEGSRLLRVREDNPVYDACARPLELDGATVRLMVTGPFTEADLGVACYHSKTGAVELCLNHLVDGRDEYAVVDMTAGSDSFASGMFTRFDMTFLVAEPTRKGVSVYRQYKEYARDFGVDLKVVGNKVQGQDDVDFLREQVGDDLLVTVGHSDWVRAMEKGHPPRFEHLEEENRRSLRVLQDTVDASYERRDWERYTRQMVHFHLKNAQSWGNERTGADLAAQVDPDFVLREQTVTPA; encoded by the coding sequence ATGAAAATCGCTTTCGTGGGGAAGGGCGGCAGCGGCAAGACCACGCTGTCCTCGCTCTTCATCCGCCACCTCGCCGCCACCGGCGCCCCTGTCATCGCGGTGGACGCCGACATCAACCAGCACCTGGGCCCCGCGCTGGGCCTCGACGAGGCGGACGCCACCCGGCTGCCCGCCCTCGGCGCCCACCTGTCCCTGATCAAGGACTATCTGCGCGGCACCAATCCGCGGATCGCCTCCGCCGACACCATGATCAAGACGACACCCCCGGGCGAGGGCTCGCGGCTGCTGCGGGTCCGCGAGGACAACCCCGTGTACGACGCGTGCGCCCGGCCCCTGGAACTCGACGGCGCCACCGTGCGTTTGATGGTCACCGGGCCGTTCACCGAAGCCGACCTCGGTGTGGCCTGCTACCACTCCAAGACCGGAGCGGTGGAGCTGTGCCTGAACCACCTCGTCGACGGCCGCGATGAGTACGCGGTCGTGGACATGACCGCCGGCTCGGACTCCTTCGCCTCCGGGATGTTCACGCGCTTCGACATGACGTTCCTGGTGGCCGAGCCGACGAGGAAGGGGGTCTCCGTCTATCGCCAGTACAAGGAGTACGCCCGCGACTTCGGCGTCGACCTCAAGGTCGTCGGCAACAAGGTGCAGGGCCAGGACGACGTCGACTTCCTGCGCGAACAGGTCGGCGACGACCTCCTGGTGACCGTCGGGCACTCGGACTGGGTGCGCGCCATGGAGAAGGGCCACCCGCCCCGCTTCGAGCACCTGGAAGAGGAGAACCGCCGCTCCCTGCGCGTACTTCAGGACACCGTCGATGCCTCGTACGAGCGACGGGACTGGGAGCGCTACACCCGCCAGATGGTCCACTTCCACCTGAAGAACGCGCAGAGCTGGGGCAACGAACGGACGGGTGCCGACCTGGCCGCCCAGGTCGACCCCGACTTCGTTCTGCGCGAGCAGACGGTCACCCCTGCCTGA